AGCGATAATTAGAAGCTCTTTAGTCAAATATGAAATTCCTAGAGTGAGTTGTAGAATTGTCGTCTCAATGCTGTGTGTGGCATATATTACGCGTGAATAGCGCGGGGGCGAGCGCTGGGCATAAAGGGAAGTAGGACTTTGCTTTTTTACTTTCGCTGCCTAATCAGTTTCCTCTTAACTTTACCCCTGCTTGCATCTTGGTTTCTGTTCTCATATGCAGATATTTTTTGCACGATTTTAGTGGACAATCTGTCGAAATGAGTGCCCCGTGCCACGAATATACCGTGCCATGCCCATTTCTGTCACGTGGCAAGTTATCCAGTGTTAAAGCCGCATGCTGCTGCGGTATGCGGTAAATTAAAGGCACCTCTGAGTAGCTGTTGAAGTCAATACGGGGCGTCAGCTGTTTtgccaatttttattttcttacgtgGATAACTTTAAACTTGCATTTGGGcaagatttagatttagatttttttatataaaaacgaGCAGAGTaatcgcttgatggtaagcaattactgtcgctcatggacacctgcaacaccagaggggaaGCAAGTGCATAGCCAGCCTTTTAGATGAAAGCTTgatcttttcttgaaggtctgAAGGCCACGGGTGACAGTTTATTCCACGTTTAGCTGTGTGATGCAGGAAGTTTCtgggggcctaccacgaaaaccgaATTTAGCAAATTGCgcggatctttctcttttattcgaagactaagacgtaattagagtgacagagaaaaatgcccgcaattgaagaACTAAGATTTTCGCGGCTATAGCCCTGGAGAAACTCACACTTGAGGACTGTCAATCATCTAAATAGTGAAGATgaaaatgttgtcgcgtagagcGATGGCGGAAAGAAGCGACAGGGAGGGCAGGGTGTTGATAAATAACTAAAGTTATCATTCAACCGATATACGTCCGTCTGCTAGGCAGAGGCAGAGGCAGAGgtggcgttaggcgtgggcgacgtgggccaccgacCGCCCGCGGCCTCGCAGTCCGAgaggcctcgcgcctcaaataagtatatctcggacacaacgtaaaaatattcgtcatttcttgcgccaccagagggcctcgctaaatgtaccttgcccacataaaattttggtcttgtcCCGCCACTGGGCAGAGACCTCCCCCTATGCGCGAGAGtaggcttgggctatagtctgGCTGGACTAAAGCGAGGTGACTTCTCATACACccttttaatttctttaattttttcgcggatgtatgcatgTTTCCTTTAGAAGTCTAGATGTTTTCCTTTCACTAGTTGTCACTTTCACAATGCTGAGAAAAATATCCCATTATTTACCACCAAAGCGAGTTGGTACTTACGTACTGGGAATTATACAAGATTTCGTATCTttccctcttaaaaaaaaaactattttctcTTTATACTAACTTCCCCTTAACCATTAATTATGTATGACTACCTGTGTTCTTCAGAATATAAATAACAATGGTTAGGATTTCTGTCCGTTTATTCTAATTCGTGTTTAAACAGCGCCTCCCTGACAGGACAAAGGGCCGTCTTCATTCCGGCTGCACCGATTCCGATGGAGCCACCTGCCTGGTGGAATGTATAAGTAAATGCTTAACCTTTTATACGCTGCGTTAATAGTTTTTGTTAACAATGTCTTAATTTACTGAGATAACTGTTATAGTGTCCATGCTAACTACACCGACTTTGATAGAACAAAGTGTGGAAATGTCATCTCATTATATAATCGtcttttttcatagaaaattgaTGTATGATGCCATTTTCACGCTTTATTACAAGCTTATACTTAATTTGCCAAATTTTGGAAGCAAAATTGGACTcaacttcccggtttccgattgagatgaacaaaaataataattcaaaaccattatttaaaagtcaaatctaatagctaacataaggaaacaactcaatattagcatttgattactttaccccacatgtggataaaatgcaactttctcattagtttttgaccaatcaagagggcctttggtgtggtgaaaaggcCTTTTGATCGACGcgttagtattaaatttaacttttccTGCAGTCATAAAATTGTGATATTGGGCGTTGAATCAAACAACTAGGTTCGAGGTAAAACGTATAATCGCTTAAATAACACGTACATGcacttatatacatatgttaAGGCTATGCTAGTGTGTTAGTGAGGCGTAGCACACACTACAAACAAAGGTCTGCAGGGGCATAActgaaatcagaaatcagaaatcatagcatttattcgtgataaactatgacatacaaaagtataacaacataacaaaagaaagaaacatagaataaataaatagtttaccacgaaatggtcccgcctcagcattaatgctaacccaaaagtcagcgctgatcttccggcgagaccatacTGCAGCAATAAAGTTCCGAATGCGAATACCTAGCTTGGTCATCCGTATTCTATCTGAGGACGGAGAAATCCGTCGATGTATGGCGGGAAATAGGTACTGTTCAGTTTTAGCTTTGCTATTTTCTAGCATTATTTGTGTcacaaataagtttttagcaaaaaaaaataatacaaaaggaggaggttatcaattcggttgtatgtttttttgggttccgtagccaaatggcaaaaacggaacccttatagattcgtcatgtccgtctgtatgtccgtttatgtcacagccacttttttccgaaactataagagctatactgttcaaacttggtaagtagatgtattctatgaaccgcattaagatttttacacaaaaataggaaaaaaacaataaattttctacgtcggcggcaaacaagcatacggaccgcctgatggtaagtacttaccgtagcctatgtacgcctgcaactccagagcagttgccaaccctaacaaccctccctcccctcgttgagctcttactcgccggcaggaacacaacactatgagtagggtctagtgttatttggctgcggttttctgtaaggtggaggtacttccccagttgggctctgctctagatctggaatgacatccgctgtgctgtgcccaaAGTAACTGTTTTCCTCACCCTAGCTTTAGAAATAATTTGTGTCGTTCCACGGGTAAAGgcaccttatggcggttggcgcttacgtcacGTAGCACCACATTAGTATTGGAGTGTCGTTAATAGGAAACAGTAATGGTAATTTTCACatacgttctcgacattttcctctctgactTTTGTCCCTAGatattcaagaaaatattttcgcgcgttcaaaccccggctcgtaccaatgagtttcggatgtacgaaatatcatttgatatttaccagtcgcttttcggtgaaggaaaacatcgtgtgcaaaccggactaatcccaacaaggcctagtttaccctctgggttggaaggccagatggcagtcgctttcgtaaaaactagtgcctacgccaaatcttgggattagttgtcaagcggaccccaggctcccatgggccgtggcaaaaatgccgggacaacgcgaggaagaagaagagattcaagaaaatattttttatacgaaTTCAATGTTACCAGTACAgacagctgcagagaaaaggccCTCCCCTCCTGCCCCTGCATACAATTTTCTATGCAGGGAGAGTACcatttctctgcagctgacgtacctgtgtctgtacgttttgcttttttgatattcttgtttttatacaaactaggttactttaaaaagcgccAAAAATGACCAAATAACTGCGCCGTTAACaaacgcctagcatacaaaatcggcaacaataaacgttAAAATCAAAATGGTCACACAGATAATTATTTCCCATTTCGTACCCAAAATTTACAAATGGCTACTACTGTATCATCCGATAATCGTAAACTATTGGTTTGCGTGCGCCGCAGGCAAAATGTTTCTCAACGGTGTCAAATCATTTTTGGCTGCCCTGTAGATCTACCTTTGAACCCATGAATTTAGACtaccaatacaatacaaatacactttattgcacacctcaatacagaaacagtacaaataatacaacacataaagaagaggtaaacaataggcggtcttatcgctaaaaagcgatctcttccagataacctttaggtagcgaaattaaaaaaaaaagttatgtcagtaggtgttccagatgcaatgaaagaagtctagcacagaataaacacaaaactaaacaatatatcatatacaaatataaataaaaaagatatataaatacatatacatacatatattaaaatacatgttatatatataataataaatgccagttataagtatggaaaaggaagcagataaaagtattacggagcaggtaaaaagtgaagtttaatgagtctcttgaaagaatTAGGACATACTTAAGGCTTTCAAttatttttcggaacttatgtacgaactatacagtgtaaactccatataacGTCACTGGATATAACGATTCACTTCCTGTGACGTCTGCATTTGTTGGCTATAGGTGCTTTACTTGAATATTAATTTCTCTCTAACTCTTTATTGCGTCTAAAAAACGTCCGGTCCCTTCAGTGTCGCTATATAGAGtttatttaccaatcgcttttcggtgaaggaaaacgtgaggaaaccggacgcatcccaataaggcctacttTACCATCTGGGCTGGAAGGTCAGattgcagtcgctttcgtaaaaactagtgcctacgcttattcttgggattagttgccatgctcaggctcccatgatccGTGGCAAAAAGCCAGGACAACGGATAGATTAGATGTCCGAAACGGAGGCGGTTGGTTACGGCCAGTCATGGACTGGTTGAAAGCTTGACTACATGAAGCTGGCATTGACATATCTAGGACGGGCCTGACGGGCACTAAGAGTGGTGCTAGGTCAGCGGTGTCGAACCAATCGTACAGTGttacgcaactagttgcgaccaatcgcgcgcgtgatgtgaactcatcaaccaatcgcgttgtggcgttagactgcacttTTGGCTCGAGTTGGTgcgcgtgacaccgctgtactggccccattcttattgacCGTAAGGCCCGtgcttagatatatgtcaatggaagATGGTTTGTATCAtgttataatttcatttaaacttaGGCATGTCGttttaaggccccgtaggttcaggttcttctctcactctcactgagcgaaTGAGTGACCACGCGCGGatttcatgtttttgaatttgaatttttgttagtttcaatttaaaaaaagtaattcatCAGTTCGATCAAAcataatattgctcatttttaatagcaaatttcatatttttaatttttgtgcataaattgttacgaatttttaaagtgcgttttagacctaagttcgtgattttttttctatagagcgaaagtaaaaaaaatcaggattcgaatcaacGAAGTTACTAAAGAAGGCGTCAAGATTGCTAGTAAAATTTCTGCCAAGcatatcataatataaaaaGCGCTACGATTCTTCAAAAACTCCGCTTTCTGAACTTACGGGACATTAAAATGGGGGGACTTTGGGGTGACCAGATCTGATTTCCTGTTTTACGGGACAACTGCATTGAAAATACAGGATTTGAGGTTAAAATACGGGACAGGCagtgttttttattgaaaataaaagtttttttgtaggtacttttaaaaTTTGGCATAGTAAATGTGTGGATCATTAATTGTATTGATCATTTAATTTGCCCCTACAATATAAATGATCAATACGATGAATGAAACACTATGAGcaagaaaataatattgtatgaataggtatttttatcattgaatgccattgaatcataaaattacggGACAATGTACTGTCCCGTATTGTTTTCGCCAAATTACGGGACAATGAAAATTCGTGCCTGAAATACGTGACATCCCGTAAAATACGggacatctggtcaccctagGGTACCTAAAATTATATGGGGGCGGCATTCAGCTGATTTGATGACCCCTTTATAAGGGAAATTGcaggaaaattaaaataaaccagataagctatttaaaaatattttaatggcatatattttaaagcatatttacaaaattacaattacctaagtaattattaacataaatatcACGCGTAAATTCACTGGCACATTTTACAATATATTCacaataatatacaataaataattatatttggtaTCGAAAAATGCTTACAAAAATACGATTATGTTTTTACAATCCGAAGAGGATATTGGGAAACAATATCAAAAGTACTTGTAGTTTTTTTGATTTACAATGCCTGAATGCTAATACAAAGCTTAAGGTTAACGTGGAGGAGACCATCTATCAGACAAGACCATCTATCGGCTAAGACCGTCTATCAGGTAAGACGGTGTATCAAGTAAGACCGTGTATCAGGTAATACCATATATAGGGTACGACCGTCTACAAGCCCTTTTAGTCGCTCGTAACTCTTGCGCTTTGTCgcatacaataataatctatCTCATAGGCAAGCTAAGGTATCTCATAggcaagcgtgctccaccgtagaccgcatcatcacttaccatcaggtgtgatcgtggtcaaacgcctgcctatcctccataaaaaaaaaaaaatactcctcTTACAGAAGGTCAATAGAGCAGAAAAAGCGAAGTTCTACCTTTCTGAGTGTCTCTGAGCGAAATACATATACAGTCAACAGATtaaatttgtgacccatttcgtacatTGTCACAGTGAAAATAGTATGAAGTCTCTAGGGACGAGGTACGAAgtaagatcgtgtcattcacaaagatgcgtgccttgactcgtattttcatgttattaaaggttagatttgacaaatccgcgcgtcatcgtggatgacataaATAATACGAGAGCTCTTGCCCTATGACGGTCTTCCCAGTCAAGTATTTTATATGCCGGTATTGTCCCACATTGATAACAGATAAACCAATTAAAACTTTAGAAGTAACATTTTCGTTACTTCAAAATCATTTTGTCTATTCGATAACAGAAGCGGGTTCGAATTacatttaatctttattttgatctcattttgacatttggCACGCACCAAATATCAATGACCTATGACTGTAGCcagttttttaattataaattactatGCCATACATTTTCATGGCAGTAGGTTCATATAAAAACAGACTATAGGTAGTTGCCCTACGAGTATTTATGTCAGAATGAGATCAATTATTAAGTTCGAAAGCCGCTTTGAGAATGACTCAATGTCCTGTCACTGTGTAGTCATCCCTTCGTGTGGGTCATCCTGTAGGCCTTGTTAGAATGCATTCTTAAGTTTTCAGCTATAGGGGATCACGTTAATTTTCAAATGAGTTCTAACACAGATCCCGAGTCAGACTTAACAACTTGTTCcagttttaatcatattttgAAATGATTTTGAGGATCCCTCACACTGATTGGTGTATACAAAATGAAGTAAAAGCCAATCACAAAAATCATCGTCAACTTCGTATCAAGTTGGATCATGAAATTTACTTTTTGAATTGTTTCCTAAATCCACGTACTCACTATCTGTTAGAGAAAGTTAGTTCACATTTTTCAACTTGGCTTAAAACTTTACCTATTCTCTCGTGTAAAATCTTAGCATTCTTCTCTGGTAAAGGCGGTAATATGTCTCTTATAACAGCACTATTTTTCTTATGGAACATATCACTTAATTTAACACCTATCGCTTTCATTTCGTACAATCTCTTCAAAGCATCTATCGTTGTTCTCCTAAATACACACAAATTATCTAACATTAAACTATGGTACAcattatatttctttaaaagCCTATAACCATGTAACAGTCCTGATTCGTTGtctaaaaacaaaagcaacccaCTGTCCATTTTTCTAGCCAAATTGTGAGCTGGACCgtccataatatttatattccatTGGTAATTAAAAAGATTATTAACAATCCTGTCTAAATTAGCTGTTAGGTAATCGAAAATTATGAGATCAGACCATTGAGCTAGTTCTACAAATGTATCTAcagttttcttatttaatttcaCATCAATATGATCAAaattgtcactttttttcactttcacAGTTTTTGTCTTTAGTTTTTCTATTAGAATTTCCTTTGGTGCTTCGTTTTCTTTCAAAGACATTTTCAGTACATCATGTTTATTCAAATGTCTGTTGGCTGGTTTGAAAATGTCTGGTATCGTTGCGGATTCTAAGCTTGGTATATATTGAGTTAAAACCACAGCTCTGTTGCTATTCCATTGCGCTGTTGCTATATCATTAGCCACGTTAGCCCAAAGTTTATCTTTCAGATCGACGATTTTCAATACTGAAGGTGCCAAATTGGTTAAATTCATTAACTTTGCTACGTAGAAACTGAAGATTTCGCCTTGAATTTGATCCGTATTTTGCCTGTATCTGACGCAGGCTTGAGATCCATCTTTGAAGATGACTAGTCGATTCTGCATACGACCACACCCAGGCTTCATCTCTACTACCTCACTTTGACCGACGTATTCTTCCCACAATTCTCCACTACTCTCTCCATATCCTTGTGGCATTGAATCTTCAACCTCAGGCCCCCAATACACATTATTATACAACACAGTTTGGTCACTAGGAACATATGGCTTAGTACTATTAATAATATGTGCTATCACATGTCTGTGATGAGATTTGTTGTCTTTTAGTATTTCCTTCATATCTTCT
The DNA window shown above is from Cydia pomonella isolate Wapato2018A chromosome 28, ilCydPomo1, whole genome shotgun sequence and carries:
- the LOC133533031 gene encoding extracellular serine/threonine protein kinase four-jointed, which encodes MGASYIEDEEKAICDDKMVHRLPTLQEIKTNARQKTEFKIITMKNSIQYNNFGYKEELTRRMKKEYRCYNLCFLSVCLSFILGLTIGIVLMKTSQNITRRVTINSSKDLRTLNSFKHETKTDFEVKVDENKYDTVTAGHKYNKDVYPKSLTEDMKEILKDNKSHHRHVIAHIINSTKPYVPSDQTVLYNNVYWGPEVEDSMPQGYGESSGELWEEYVGQSEVVEMKPGCGRMQNRLVIFKDGSQACVRYRQNTDQIQGEIFSFYVAKLMNLTNLAPSVLKIVDLKDKLWANVANDIATAQWNSNRAVVLTQYIPSLESATIPDIFKPANRHLNKHDVLKMSLKENEAPKEILIEKLKTKTVKVKKSDNFDHIDVKLNKKTVDTFVELAQWSDLIIFDYLTANLDRIVNNLFNYQWNINIMDGPAHNLARKMDSGLLLFLDNESGLLHGYRLLKKYNVYHSLMLDNLCVFRRTTIDALKRLYEMKAIGVKLSDMFHKKNSAVIRDILPPLPEKNAKILHERIGKVLSQVEKCELTFSNR